The Oxobacter pfennigii genome has a window encoding:
- a CDS encoding sensor histidine kinase: MKSIRTRLAGYFMLVIIITVSILEVFLISAVKTNYYNNVEEILSNQIVFSSEFYSRYFPSSSLGDNILDNIDVFWQQTAAQVQIIDLSGNVLMDSIGVDHKESLDTSDVKKALQGEKGRWVGNVEYDSYNVMAVSYPLKSDGNIIGVLRFITSLKETDKAIRSIAMIFIWTGIAVVFISGLVSIFLSNTITRHVKEVTLVAEKMASGNLKIRSIKKYNDEIGKLSDTLNFMAEEIVKKEQLKNEFISSVSHELRTPLTSIKGWAITLKSSKEGEKELLEDGLNIIEQESDRLTHMVEELLDFSRFVSGKISLNKEDVDIYKIIKNIDKQLSPRANAENIDFTVWCPDGASYVYGDENRLRQVFINILDNAFKFTSPKGMVALTAKEEGENVVIRIKDNGSGISKEDLPYVKERFHKGKSSKSKNGLGLSICDEIVKLHGGSLEIKSEQGMGTEVVVILPAGGYSND; this comes from the coding sequence ATGAAAAGTATAAGGACAAGGCTGGCAGGGTATTTCATGCTGGTAATAATCATAACCGTATCCATATTGGAGGTTTTCCTGATAAGCGCAGTAAAAACCAACTATTATAATAATGTTGAAGAAATACTGTCAAATCAGATAGTATTTTCATCAGAATTTTATTCAAGATATTTTCCATCCTCCTCCCTTGGAGATAACATACTTGATAATATCGATGTATTCTGGCAGCAGACAGCTGCTCAGGTGCAGATAATTGACCTTTCGGGAAATGTACTTATGGATTCCATAGGTGTAGACCATAAAGAAAGCCTGGATACATCCGATGTGAAAAAAGCTCTTCAAGGTGAAAAAGGAAGATGGGTAGGAAATGTAGAATATGATTCCTATAATGTAATGGCTGTATCCTACCCGTTAAAATCTGATGGAAACATAATAGGGGTGCTAAGGTTTATAACTTCCCTTAAAGAAACAGATAAAGCAATAAGAAGCATAGCCATGATTTTTATATGGACCGGCATAGCTGTTGTATTTATCTCCGGCCTGGTAAGCATATTTCTTTCCAACACCATAACCAGGCATGTTAAAGAGGTGACTTTGGTTGCTGAAAAGATGGCGTCAGGGAATCTTAAGATAAGAAGTATTAAAAAATACAACGATGAGATTGGAAAGCTTTCAGATACCCTTAACTTTATGGCAGAGGAAATTGTAAAAAAGGAACAGCTTAAAAATGAATTTATATCCTCAGTATCTCATGAGCTTAGAACTCCTCTTACATCAATCAAAGGGTGGGCAATTACTTTAAAGTCAAGCAAAGAGGGTGAAAAGGAATTGCTGGAGGATGGGCTTAACATTATTGAACAGGAAAGCGACAGGCTCACTCATATGGTAGAGGAGCTGCTGGATTTTTCAAGGTTTGTATCGGGTAAGATTTCATTAAACAAAGAAGATGTTGATATATATAAGATAATAAAAAACATAGATAAGCAGCTTTCTCCCAGGGCAAATGCGGAAAATATTGATTTTACGGTATGGTGTCCGGATGGCGCATCTTATGTCTATGGGGATGAAAACAGGCTAAGGCAGGTTTTTATAAATATACTCGACAATGCCTTTAAGTTCACCTCCCCAAAAGGAATGGTTGCCTTAACTGCGAAGGAGGAAGGAGAGAATGTTGTTATACGCATAAAAGACAATGGCTCCGGCATATCAAAGGAGGACCTGCCATATGTAAAGGAGAGATTTCATAAGGGAAAGAGCAGCAAGTCTAAAAATGGCCTGGGACTGTCTATTTGCGATGAGATTGTAAAGCTTCACGGAGGGAGTCTGGAAATAAAAAGCGAGCAGGGTATGGGCACCGAGGTTGTGGTAATACTTCCGGCAGGGGGGTATTCAAATGATTAG
- the thyX gene encoding FAD-dependent thymidylate synthase encodes MNIIKPEIFVENEINGIEILKHIEKIGRVCYKSEDSITADSAARFVKNIIKSGHESVIEHYSISVRIICDRGVTHEIVRHRIASYSQESTRYCNYSRDKFDNQITYIKPNFWCSENEGDKEKMKLWEETLSVIEKNYMKLVDLGATPQEARSILPNSLKTELVMTMNLREWRHFLRLRASKASHPQMREVAFLILNEFKGKIPVIFDDISAE; translated from the coding sequence GTGAATATTATAAAACCCGAAATATTTGTTGAAAATGAAATAAATGGTATTGAAATACTTAAACACATAGAAAAGATAGGAAGGGTATGCTATAAAAGCGAAGACAGTATCACAGCCGATTCTGCTGCCAGGTTTGTAAAAAACATTATCAAATCAGGCCACGAATCCGTAATAGAACATTATTCCATATCTGTCAGGATTATTTGTGACAGGGGAGTCACCCATGAAATAGTCAGGCACAGGATAGCCAGCTACAGCCAGGAAAGCACCAGATACTGCAACTATTCAAGGGATAAATTTGATAATCAGATAACCTACATAAAACCAAATTTTTGGTGCAGTGAAAATGAAGGCGATAAAGAGAAAATGAAGCTGTGGGAAGAAACTCTTTCTGTTATTGAAAAAAATTATATGAAGCTTGTTGACTTGGGTGCCACACCTCAGGAGGCCCGTTCCATACTTCCTAATTCCTTGAAGACCGAACTGGTCATGACTATGAATTTAAGAGAATGGAGACACTTTTTAAGGTTGAGAGCTTCAAAAGCCTCCCATCCCCAAATGAGAGAGGTGGCATTTTTAATACTTAATGAATTTAAAGGAAAAATACCTGTAATATTTGATGATATTTCAGCAGAATAA
- a CDS encoding branched-chain amino acid ABC transporter permease, which yields MEQMTGMIPQLFIDGLTLGFVYAIVALGYTMVYGILEFINFAHSEIFMVGAFVGTEVLLYLQSAGYLTNIPAPLALMIALLVAMILSGTLGVFIERIAYKPVRSAPKLVAFISAIGVSFFLQDAVRLIEGLWKNAFYLSTPKLFSGSIKITGTLEIPEKVIYIMVIAVFMMVGLTLFVNKHKLGKAMRAVAQDRNTASLMSINTDMIISLTFLIGAGLGGAAGTLFSVQYALVHPYVGFVLGMKAFTAAVFGGIGSLPGAMLGGILLGLLEVFGAGFLGILTNGAIGAEYKDVFAFAILIIILIFKPSGLLGKTVGEKV from the coding sequence ATGGAACAAATGACTGGGATGATACCACAGTTGTTTATAGACGGACTGACCCTGGGTTTCGTATATGCCATAGTTGCATTGGGTTATACGATGGTATACGGAATTCTGGAGTTTATCAATTTTGCTCACAGTGAAATATTCATGGTAGGTGCATTTGTAGGCACCGAAGTGCTTTTATACCTTCAAAGCGCAGGTTATCTGACCAATATACCGGCGCCTTTGGCACTTATGATTGCACTTTTGGTTGCAATGATATTGAGTGGAACCTTAGGAGTTTTTATAGAAAGGATTGCTTACAAGCCTGTCCGCAGTGCACCTAAGCTGGTGGCATTCATATCAGCAATAGGTGTTTCCTTTTTCCTTCAGGACGCTGTCAGGCTTATTGAAGGCTTATGGAAAAATGCCTTTTATCTGTCAACTCCAAAGCTTTTCAGCGGAAGCATAAAAATAACGGGAACGCTAGAAATACCTGAGAAGGTTATATATATAATGGTCATTGCCGTATTTATGATGGTGGGGCTTACACTCTTTGTAAATAAACACAAGCTGGGAAAAGCCATGAGGGCAGTTGCCCAGGACAGGAACACAGCTTCTTTGATGTCAATTAATACTGATATGATAATTTCACTTACATTCCTGATTGGAGCAGGTTTAGGGGGAGCAGCAGGTACGCTATTTTCAGTGCAGTATGCACTGGTACACCCCTATGTTGGCTTTGTTTTGGGAATGAAGGCCTTTACGGCAGCGGTTTTCGGAGGCATAGGAAGTTTGCCAGGTGCTATGCTGGGTGGTATTTTATTAGGGCTTTTGGAAGTTTTCGGTGCAGGTTTCTTAGGGATACTTACCAACGGGGCTATCGGAGCCGAATATAAAGATGTTTTCGCATTTGCAATACTTATTATAATATTGATTTTTAAACCCAGCGGTTTGCTGGGAAAAACAGTGGGAGAGAAGGTGTAG
- a CDS encoding branched-chain amino acid ABC transporter substrate-binding protein, whose product MKKLGVLFLVLLLTLSAAGCGGGSKPAENSPTGAAPAGAVIKVASVTPLSGSQAAVGESIKNGAQMALEERVEEFKSLGFDLQFSPQDDQADPKVGVSVAQKLIVDNDLLAVVGHWNSGVAIPSSEVYANGNLAMVSPANTANDVTDRELPNVNRICARDDAQGPAGADYAFTELGIKSIFIIQDKTTYGQGVADEFRKQFEAVGGTVLGYEGITAGESDFSAVLEQVRATKAEAVYFGGIYPEGSLLIKQLDEKGIKVKFIGPDGMDSSEVIKIAGDSAIGSVYTSLAADISGTTEGKAFIEKYTQKFSKAPEAYSSYGYDAMNVTLNAIVEAAKGNGGQKPTREQVVAAARATSGFKGVATNVTFNKRGDNTEASIYVYNFVEAKYPPTVAKQIPAAGFLKD is encoded by the coding sequence ATGAAGAAATTAGGAGTGTTATTTTTAGTGCTGCTGCTGACTTTGTCAGCAGCAGGCTGCGGAGGCGGTTCAAAACCTGCTGAAAATTCGCCGACAGGCGCTGCACCAGCCGGCGCAGTAATCAAGGTTGCATCCGTTACTCCTTTGTCAGGCTCACAGGCTGCCGTAGGAGAATCGATTAAAAACGGTGCACAGATGGCTCTTGAAGAGAGGGTGGAAGAATTCAAAAGCTTAGGCTTTGATCTTCAATTTTCACCCCAGGATGACCAGGCAGACCCCAAGGTTGGTGTTTCAGTAGCTCAGAAGCTTATAGTTGACAATGACCTATTAGCGGTTGTAGGACACTGGAATTCGGGCGTGGCCATACCATCATCAGAAGTTTATGCTAACGGCAATTTAGCAATGGTATCACCTGCCAATACTGCAAATGATGTAACAGACAGGGAACTCCCAAACGTTAACCGTATTTGCGCAAGAGACGATGCCCAGGGTCCTGCAGGTGCAGACTACGCATTTACTGAATTAGGCATCAAATCAATCTTCATCATCCAGGACAAGACCACATACGGCCAGGGTGTTGCGGATGAATTCAGAAAGCAGTTTGAAGCAGTAGGCGGAACTGTATTGGGTTATGAAGGTATTACAGCCGGAGAATCAGATTTCAGTGCCGTTCTTGAACAGGTAAGAGCTACTAAAGCTGAAGCAGTTTACTTCGGAGGAATATATCCTGAAGGCTCATTATTAATAAAACAGTTAGATGAAAAGGGAATCAAGGTTAAGTTCATAGGACCTGACGGAATGGACTCATCAGAAGTAATAAAAATTGCAGGTGATTCGGCAATAGGAAGTGTTTATACTTCATTGGCAGCAGATATTTCAGGCACAACTGAAGGTAAAGCGTTCATCGAAAAATACACACAAAAATTCAGCAAAGCTCCTGAAGCCTATTCATCTTATGGATATGACGCTATGAATGTTACATTGAATGCTATTGTGGAAGCTGCAAAAGGAAACGGCGGCCAGAAGCCAACCAGGGAACAGGTTGTAGCGGCTGCACGTGCAACAAGCGGTTTCAAAGGTGTAGCTACTAACGTTACTTTCAACAAGAGGGGCGATAATACAGAGGCCAGCATTTATGTATATAACTTTGTAGAAGCTAAATATCCTCCTACCGTTGCAAAACAGATACCTGCAGCAGGTTTCCTGAAAGATTAA
- a CDS encoding aminotransferase class III-fold pyridoxal phosphate-dependent enzyme, whose translation MRAYTLSEEEVKSYGKDYNLYSWSVQGKVDPMVVSKAEGIYIYDAKGAKYYDMSSQLVNANIGHGNKKVIEAIKTQAERLAYIAPSYAIDVRSELARRVVEIAPDNMGSVFFTLGGTDANEGAIRIAKLYTKRSKIFSRYRSYHGSTFGSGNLTGEPRRYPSEPGIPGFIKFFDPYIYRAGIDFKSEEEASKYYVDKFREQVIYEGRESVAAVFLETVTGSNGIIIPPKGYLQGIRNVCDEFGILMVCDEVMAGFGRTGEYFACNNWNVKPDIITFAKGITCGYVPLGGILIDKKITAYFKDNVLNTGLTYSAHPISCAAGCATLDVYKEENLLENSKNMGKILGEILESLKDKHKSVGDVRYIGLFSAIELVKDKETREALVPYGMDPEKIMPRILGMLRQKGFLTYSHENMLIVAPPLIIKEDELRAAMKIMDEVLDEVDKMIE comes from the coding sequence ATGAGAGCTTATACATTGTCCGAGGAAGAGGTAAAATCCTACGGCAAAGATTATAATTTATATTCCTGGTCTGTCCAGGGCAAGGTAGATCCCATGGTGGTATCAAAGGCTGAAGGAATCTATATATATGATGCTAAGGGTGCTAAATATTATGATATGTCCTCCCAGCTTGTTAATGCCAATATAGGCCACGGAAACAAAAAAGTTATAGAAGCCATAAAGACCCAGGCTGAAAGGCTTGCCTATATTGCTCCAAGCTATGCTATAGATGTAAGGTCGGAGCTGGCAAGAAGGGTTGTTGAAATAGCGCCGGATAATATGGGAAGCGTATTCTTTACTTTAGGCGGTACCGATGCAAATGAAGGCGCCATAAGAATCGCCAAGCTTTATACAAAACGCAGCAAGATTTTTTCAAGATACCGCTCTTATCATGGTTCCACCTTCGGTTCAGGGAACTTAACAGGAGAACCAAGAAGGTATCCTTCAGAGCCCGGCATACCCGGATTTATAAAGTTCTTTGATCCTTATATATACAGAGCAGGAATTGATTTTAAAAGTGAAGAAGAAGCCTCAAAATATTATGTCGATAAATTCAGAGAACAGGTAATATATGAGGGAAGGGAAAGCGTTGCTGCCGTTTTTTTAGAAACGGTTACCGGAAGCAACGGAATAATTATCCCTCCTAAAGGTTATTTGCAGGGTATAAGAAATGTATGCGATGAATTTGGAATTTTGATGGTCTGCGATGAGGTTATGGCCGGCTTTGGCAGGACAGGAGAATATTTCGCTTGCAACAACTGGAATGTCAAACCCGATATCATAACCTTTGCAAAAGGAATAACCTGCGGCTATGTTCCTTTAGGCGGAATATTAATAGATAAGAAAATCACAGCATATTTTAAGGACAATGTATTGAATACCGGCTTGACCTACAGTGCTCACCCCATATCCTGTGCAGCAGGCTGCGCAACTCTGGATGTATATAAAGAAGAAAATCTCCTTGAAAACTCAAAAAATATGGGGAAAATTTTAGGTGAAATCCTGGAAAGCTTGAAGGATAAGCACAAGAGTGTGGGTGATGTTCGCTACATTGGCCTTTTCTCGGCAATAGAGCTTGTTAAGGATAAAGAAACAAGGGAGGCCTTGGTTCCCTACGGCATGGATCCTGAAAAAATCATGCCCCGTATATTAGGAATGTTAAGGCAAAAAGGGTTTTTAACCTACTCCCATGAAAATATGCTTATAGTTGCTCCCCCTCTCATTATAAAAGAGGATGAATTAAGGGCTGCAATGAAAATAATGGATGAAGTATTGGATGAAGTAGATAAAATGATCGAATAA
- a CDS encoding CoA-acylating methylmalonate-semialdehyde dehydrogenase translates to METIKNYINGKWVDAECTSYKENFNPSTGVILSKVPISTKDETNRAIEAASTAYERWKNLSVATRCEYLFKLQHLMSENFEDLSRTVSLEQGKNLVDARAELKRTIQNLEVACGMPMLMQGEKLEGIASEIDGEVIRQPMGVFGVIVPFNFPAMVPFWFLPYAIAAGNTIVLKPSEQVPLTMQKIFKIIDQIGLPDGVVNIVNGSIDVVDAMIESPKIKGISFVGSSKIARKIAEECSKRGKRYQALGSAKNYIVVMKDAQLDKVVDSLLTSCYGCAGERCMAASVVAAVPEVYDELKAQFVEAAKKLIVGDALNPDTEMGPVISQAAKDRILGVIETGIKEGAELTLDGRDIVVSDELKKGYFIGPTIFSNVTPDMTIAKEEIFGPVVSMVKIDSLDDALEQIKNHKYGNGASIFTQNGYYARKFEMEASAGMIGINIGIPAPVAYFPFGGIKESFFGDTKAQGKDVINFFTERKIVTARFFKED, encoded by the coding sequence ATGGAAACTATTAAGAATTACATTAACGGCAAATGGGTGGATGCTGAGTGTACAAGCTATAAAGAAAACTTCAACCCATCTACCGGAGTGATTTTAAGCAAAGTTCCTATTTCTACAAAGGATGAAACAAACAGGGCAATTGAAGCTGCATCAACTGCATACGAGAGGTGGAAAAACCTATCAGTTGCAACAAGATGCGAGTATCTGTTCAAGCTTCAGCATTTGATGTCAGAGAACTTCGAGGATCTGTCCCGGACTGTTTCTCTGGAACAAGGAAAAAATCTTGTAGATGCAAGAGCAGAGCTTAAAAGAACCATTCAAAATCTTGAAGTAGCCTGCGGTATGCCTATGCTCATGCAGGGTGAAAAATTAGAAGGCATTGCTTCTGAAATTGACGGAGAGGTAATAAGACAGCCTATGGGTGTATTTGGAGTAATCGTACCATTTAATTTCCCCGCAATGGTTCCATTTTGGTTCTTGCCCTATGCCATAGCAGCAGGAAACACCATAGTTTTAAAGCCATCAGAACAAGTTCCCTTAACAATGCAAAAGATTTTTAAAATAATTGATCAGATAGGCCTTCCTGATGGAGTAGTAAACATAGTAAACGGCAGCATAGATGTGGTCGATGCTATGATTGAAAGCCCCAAAATCAAAGGTATTTCCTTTGTCGGCTCATCTAAAATAGCAAGAAAAATAGCCGAGGAATGTTCAAAGAGAGGCAAAAGATATCAGGCATTAGGCTCTGCTAAAAATTACATTGTGGTCATGAAGGACGCTCAATTAGACAAAGTGGTTGATTCCCTTTTAACCTCCTGCTATGGCTGTGCCGGGGAGAGATGCATGGCGGCCAGTGTTGTAGCTGCAGTTCCCGAAGTTTATGACGAACTAAAAGCTCAATTTGTTGAGGCCGCTAAAAAGCTCATAGTAGGAGATGCCTTGAATCCGGATACAGAAATGGGTCCTGTAATATCCCAGGCGGCAAAGGACAGAATTCTAGGTGTTATTGAAACAGGAATAAAAGAAGGGGCCGAGCTCACACTTGACGGAAGAGATATAGTAGTTTCCGATGAATTAAAGAAGGGATACTTTATCGGGCCTACCATATTTTCAAATGTCACTCCCGATATGACGATAGCAAAGGAAGAAATATTCGGGCCGGTAGTATCCATGGTTAAAATAGACTCTTTAGATGATGCATTGGAACAGATAAAAAACCATAAATACGGCAATGGCGCTTCTATATTTACCCAGAACGGCTATTACGCCAGAAAATTTGAAATGGAGGCCAGTGCCGGCATGATAGGCATTAATATAGGAATACCGGCACCTGTTGCATATTTCCCTTTCGGCGGAATAAAGGAGTCTTTCTTCGGCGATACAAAAGCTCAGGGTAAAGATGTTATTAATTTCTTTACCGAAAGAAAGATTGTTACTGCAAGGTTCTTTAAAGAAGATTAA
- a CDS encoding polysaccharide deacetylase family protein, which produces MKRMLFFGLIVIFTCMGIGAEAVNNSNKEKERLLEVEDHIISEARDDKVPGASAQQVIEYENLVLHKAEKSNISNSEEPASAEAENTLHDSLIQKLYVKDGKKTAYLTFDDGPSKNITPKVLDILKKYDIKATFFIIGYLAEENSAILKRAEEEGHAIGNHSYDHNFKDIYKSVENFLQNVKRCDEALRKVLGESYKSRIFRFPGGSYKREKFMNALEKEGYKYIDWNSLSGDAEGNNIPADILVKRVIKESKNKEDIVVLMHDAGSKKTTVQALPQIIEYLKSQGYEFKTIE; this is translated from the coding sequence ATGAAAAGAATGCTGTTTTTTGGACTGATTGTTATTTTTACATGTATGGGGATAGGGGCCGAGGCTGTAAATAATTCTAATAAAGAAAAGGAAAGGCTTCTTGAAGTGGAAGATCATATTATAAGTGAAGCTCGAGATGATAAAGTGCCCGGGGCTTCCGCACAACAAGTAATAGAATATGAGAATCTAGTACTGCATAAAGCAGAAAAATCTAATATATCAAACAGTGAAGAGCCTGCTTCTGCTGAGGCAGAAAATACTCTCCATGATTCCCTTATACAAAAGCTGTATGTAAAGGACGGTAAAAAAACAGCATATCTTACATTTGACGACGGGCCCTCAAAAAATATAACTCCTAAGGTGCTGGATATATTAAAAAAATATGATATAAAAGCCACATTCTTTATAATAGGTTATCTTGCTGAAGAAAACAGCGCAATTTTGAAAAGGGCGGAAGAAGAGGGACATGCTATAGGAAATCATAGTTATGATCACAACTTTAAGGATATCTATAAAAGTGTGGAAAACTTTTTGCAGAACGTAAAAAGATGTGATGAGGCATTGAGAAAAGTCCTTGGAGAAAGCTATAAATCCAGAATATTCAGGTTTCCCGGAGGATCTTATAAAAGGGAGAAGTTCATGAACGCCCTTGAGAAGGAGGGCTATAAATATATAGACTGGAACTCGTTGAGCGGAGATGCCGAAGGAAACAATATACCCGCTGATATTCTGGTAAAGAGAGTAATCAAAGAAAGTAAGAATAAGGAAGATATAGTTGTGCTTATGCATGATGCCGGAAGCAAGAAAACAACTGTACAGGCCCTTCCTCAAATTATAGAATACTTAAAGAGCCAGGGGTATGAGTTTAAAACAATAGAATAA
- a CDS encoding uroporphyrinogen decarboxylase family protein has protein sequence MENVQELKQERAKLFDDLYSGIIPKRIPIAVGMPTELCLQKAGLDLGRTQWTHEGFLEAVEDVIKYMKTDLYPGDAARFPLYLEILGAVSTRMSASGFIQHPEVTTMTPEDYDDFIKTPYDCIQEKIIPRLYPNLDTNPIRRAIVLSMAVKAATDARARHGAVSAKLGEKYGFYSVPAQYGSRSTAPLDLIADYPRGFKGIMQDIKRIPDKVAAACEAILPMAVHYATPAVKSHLGSAFMPGHMPTFLRTSEFEKLFYPSFSKLIHALAEKGQAFYVFCEDNWMRYLDYLYELPQGTRLLFEYGDPQLVKDKLGKKHIISGFYPLTYLKTATKQQCIDKAKELIDILAPGGNYYFNFDKSALTLDSINLENFYAVLEYVYENGAYQNAGQKVTDVPKESTIKPVLKDIPKFESKYYVHKEDYMKTHSYSREDLNSIVYDQVQQYEDFMFKTLMGWI, from the coding sequence ATGGAAAATGTTCAGGAGCTTAAACAAGAGAGGGCCAAGCTGTTTGATGATTTATACAGCGGAATTATACCAAAGAGAATTCCTATAGCTGTGGGCATGCCCACAGAGCTATGCCTGCAAAAAGCCGGCCTTGACTTAGGAAGAACCCAGTGGACCCATGAAGGATTTTTAGAAGCCGTTGAGGATGTAATTAAGTATATGAAGACCGACCTATATCCCGGCGATGCTGCAAGGTTTCCCCTGTATCTTGAAATTTTAGGGGCGGTATCCACAAGAATGAGTGCCAGCGGTTTTATCCAGCATCCAGAGGTAACTACCATGACACCCGAGGATTATGATGACTTTATTAAGACCCCTTATGACTGCATACAGGAGAAAATAATTCCAAGGCTTTATCCCAACCTGGATACAAACCCCATAAGAAGGGCAATAGTATTATCCATGGCAGTAAAGGCGGCAACAGATGCAAGGGCAAGGCATGGTGCAGTATCGGCGAAATTAGGCGAAAAATATGGTTTTTACAGCGTGCCGGCGCAATACGGTTCAAGGTCAACAGCCCCTCTTGATTTGATTGCCGACTACCCCAGGGGATTCAAAGGAATTATGCAGGATATAAAGCGTATACCTGACAAAGTAGCGGCAGCCTGTGAAGCAATACTTCCCATGGCAGTTCATTACGCGACTCCTGCTGTAAAATCCCACTTAGGCTCTGCCTTTATGCCGGGCCATATGCCTACATTCTTAAGAACCAGCGAGTTTGAAAAATTGTTTTATCCATCCTTCTCAAAACTTATCCACGCTTTAGCTGAAAAAGGACAGGCATTTTATGTTTTCTGTGAGGATAACTGGATGAGGTATCTGGATTATTTATATGAATTGCCCCAGGGCACAAGATTGCTGTTTGAATATGGCGACCCCCAGCTTGTTAAGGACAAGTTAGGCAAGAAACACATCATATCAGGATTTTACCCACTTACATATTTAAAGACAGCCACAAAACAGCAGTGCATAGACAAGGCAAAAGAGCTTATAGATATACTGGCGCCGGGCGGAAATTATTATTTCAATTTTGATAAGAGCGCATTGACCTTGGACAGCATAAACCTTGAAAATTTCTATGCGGTTTTGGAATATGTGTATGAAAACGGTGCATATCAAAATGCAGGGCAAAAGGTTACCGACGTACCTAAAGAGTCCACAATTAAACCTGTGTTAAAGGATATCCCTAAATTTGAATCCAAGTATTATGTGCATAAGGAAGATTATATGAAGACTCATTCTTATTCAAGAGAGGATTTAAATTCTATAGTATATGACCAGGTACAGCAATATGAAGATTTTATGTTCAAGACCTTAATGGGCTGGATATAA
- a CDS encoding response regulator transcription factor — translation MDNRSRWNILVVEDEDPIRKLIKINLERDNFIVFEASSGEEALKKARATGIDVVILDIMLPGIDGLEVCQVLRKEFPGIGIIMLTAKSQDVDKIMGLEYGTDDYMIKPFNPLELLLRIKSLLRRMKISGGKEDTLVREPFSIDLYSQKLFKYDVEIELTPTEFSIIKIFIENPGKAFKRDEILNRIWGYEFIGDGKIVDVNIRRLRSKIEDRPAKPQFIETVWGIGYRWKA, via the coding sequence ATGGATAACAGGAGCCGATGGAATATACTGGTAGTTGAGGATGAAGATCCTATAAGAAAGCTTATAAAAATAAATCTGGAGCGGGATAATTTTATTGTTTTTGAAGCTTCTTCCGGTGAAGAAGCCTTGAAAAAAGCAAGAGCAACCGGCATCGATGTTGTGATACTGGATATAATGCTTCCGGGCATCGACGGCCTTGAAGTCTGTCAGGTACTCAGGAAGGAGTTCCCGGGAATAGGCATAATAATGCTTACCGCCAAAAGTCAGGATGTTGATAAGATAATGGGGCTTGAATACGGCACCGACGATTATATGATTAAACCCTTCAACCCCCTGGAGCTGCTTTTGAGAATTAAGTCGCTGTTAAGAAGGATGAAAATCTCTGGGGGAAAAGAGGATACTCTGGTAAGGGAACCTTTCAGTATAGACCTTTATTCCCAGAAGCTTTTTAAATATGATGTAGAGATAGAACTTACACCTACAGAGTTTTCTATAATAAAAATATTTATTGAAAACCCGGGAAAGGCATTTAAAAGGGATGAAATACTAAACAGGATATGGGGCTATGAGTTTATAGGAGATGGTAAAATAGTAGATGTAAATATCAGGCGATTGAGGTCAAAGATTGAGGACAGGCCGGCAAAGCCTCAATTTATCGAGACGGTTTGGGGAATTGGGTATAGGTGGAAAGCATGA